GTTGAACTCAATTTGAATCATTATCCCAGCAAAATGCTGAAGGAAGCGCTGGAGAGCAAAGAATTTGACATAGGTTTTACATCCCCGGCCGGTTTGCATCGAATCGAAGGAATTCAAATTCAGCCTATCCTCAAAGACCCGTACTGCATTGTGACCCATAAAAATCACCCGCTTGCCTCTCAATCGAGCATTAAGCTCTCCGACTTGTCGGATGAGCCATTCATTATACACAATCGCCACGACTCTCCTATCGGCTCCTACGATTATATCGTGAAGCTGTGTGAAAGCAGCGGCTTTATCCCGCGAATTGTCAGCCAGCCGCGATTTGTGGATACCGTGCTGATCCTGGTCGAAGCGGAGATCGGGATTGCCGTCCTGCCTCGCAGCTTCAAGCTGATGTCCGATGCTAATCTTCGTTTCTTGGAAATTGAAACAGAGGAAGATAAATATTTTGAATTAGTCGTCGCATGGAAAAAAATGAATGTTAATCCTTCTATACCTATTTTCCTTCAAGTGTTATCGCAGCTTCATCCTGG
This sequence is a window from Ferviditalea candida. Protein-coding genes within it:
- a CDS encoding LysR family transcriptional regulator: MDLDTRQLRYFITVAEHLSFTEAANKLFIAQSAVSQQIADLEEKVGVKLFIRSKRSVQLTPAGAVFLQEATKILNRAAEAIDKARQTESGVIGSLSIGFLATHVRSFLPDVIKRFRELYPKVELNLNHYPSKMLKEALESKEFDIGFTSPAGLHRIEGIQIQPILKDPYCIVTHKNHPLASQSSIKLSDLSDEPFIIHNRHDSPIGSYDYIVKLCESSGFIPRIVSQPRFVDTVLILVEAEIGIAVLPRSFKLMSDANLRFLEIETEEDKYFELVVAWKKMNVNPSIPIFLQVLSQLHPGFQPPAT